From a region of the Feifania hominis genome:
- a CDS encoding toxic anion resistance protein, with protein MSEIPKLTLEPNLNEGMPSLTLDPTAPAEPKKEIVPVTIEETKLTPEEQKAVDEFAEKIDIDNTNMVLQYGAAAQKSIADFSGSALEKVRSKDLGEVGDMITELVVELKGFDATEESKGLFGLFKKTRNKVEVLKTRYDKAENSVNRITGMLEEHQVTLMKDIAMLDKMYEMNLQYFKELTMYILAGKKKLEQVQTVDLPALNEKAKASGLPEDAQAANDLANRCNRFEKKLHDLELTRNISVQMAPQIRLIQNNDSLMAEKIQSSIVNTIPLWKSQMVLALGLAHSQQAMQAQRAVTDMTNEMLKKNAEMLKTGSIETAKESERGIVDIETLRQTNQSLISTLDEVLKIQQEGREKRRAAEQELTMIEGELKAKLLELR; from the coding sequence ATGAGCGAGATCCCGAAACTGACACTGGAGCCCAATCTGAACGAGGGCATGCCCTCATTGACCCTTGACCCGACCGCGCCGGCGGAGCCCAAAAAAGAGATCGTCCCGGTGACCATCGAGGAGACGAAGCTCACCCCCGAAGAGCAGAAAGCCGTCGACGAGTTCGCCGAGAAGATCGACATCGACAACACCAACATGGTGCTGCAGTACGGCGCGGCGGCGCAGAAGAGCATCGCCGACTTCTCGGGCTCGGCGCTCGAGAAAGTGCGCTCGAAAGACCTCGGCGAGGTGGGCGACATGATCACCGAGCTTGTGGTGGAGCTCAAGGGCTTTGACGCCACCGAGGAGAGCAAGGGCCTCTTCGGCCTGTTCAAAAAGACCCGAAATAAGGTGGAGGTTCTCAAGACACGCTACGACAAGGCGGAGAACAGCGTCAACAGGATCACCGGCATGCTCGAGGAGCACCAGGTCACCCTGATGAAAGACATCGCCATGCTCGACAAGATGTACGAGATGAATCTGCAGTACTTCAAGGAGCTGACCATGTACATCCTCGCGGGCAAGAAGAAGCTCGAGCAGGTGCAGACGGTCGATCTGCCCGCGCTCAATGAGAAGGCGAAAGCCTCGGGCCTGCCCGAGGATGCGCAGGCCGCAAACGACCTTGCCAACCGCTGCAACCGCTTTGAGAAAAAGCTGCACGATCTGGAACTGACGCGCAACATCTCCGTTCAGATGGCGCCGCAGATCCGCCTGATTCAGAACAACGACAGCCTGATGGCGGAGAAGATACAGTCCTCCATCGTCAACACCATTCCGCTGTGGAAGAGCCAGATGGTGCTCGCGCTCGGGCTCGCCCACTCGCAGCAGGCTATGCAGGCGCAGCGCGCCGTCACCGATATGACAAATGAGATGCTCAAAAAGAACGCCGAGATGCTCAAGACCGGCTCGATTGAGACCGCCAAGGAGTCTGAGCGCGGCATTGTGGACATCGAGACCCTGCGCCAGACCAACCAGTCGCTGATCTCGACGCTCGACGAGGTGCTCAAGATTCAGCAGGAGGGCCGCGAGAAGCGCCGCGCCGCCGAGCAGGAGCTGACCATGATCGAGGGCGAGCTCAAGGCGAAGCTGCTGGAGCTGCGCTAG
- a CDS encoding 5-bromo-4-chloroindolyl phosphate hydrolysis family protein produces MREKKIKTAIPIYLAAGVFVLLGILIPLTGIGAILGVLAAAAVTFAVADRLIPARTVMVREPEPEIKTGDETVDEAIAQGRRGLEQLRRANELIPDEVLSAQIGRMETAGDRILKLVAQHPEKLDDIRRFLNYFLPTANKLLAAYARLTSADVRGENVAEATTRIRDSMELVARAFERQLDRLYHDEALDITTDIQVLESMMASEGLLDQNEFKNNKGKDE; encoded by the coding sequence TTGAGAGAGAAAAAGATCAAAACTGCCATTCCCATCTACCTTGCGGCGGGCGTCTTCGTGCTGCTCGGCATTCTCATTCCCCTGACGGGTATCGGCGCGATTCTGGGGGTGCTCGCGGCTGCGGCGGTGACCTTTGCCGTGGCGGACCGGCTGATCCCGGCGCGCACGGTGATGGTCCGGGAACCGGAGCCGGAGATCAAAACCGGCGACGAGACGGTCGACGAGGCCATCGCCCAGGGCCGCCGCGGGCTCGAGCAACTGCGCCGCGCAAACGAGCTGATCCCCGACGAGGTGCTCTCGGCCCAGATCGGCCGCATGGAGACCGCGGGGGACCGGATTTTAAAGCTCGTGGCACAGCACCCCGAGAAGCTCGACGACATCCGGCGTTTTCTCAACTACTTTCTGCCCACGGCGAACAAGCTGCTCGCCGCCTATGCCAGGCTCACCTCGGCCGATGTCCGGGGCGAAAATGTCGCCGAGGCGACCACCCGCATCCGCGACAGCATGGAGCTTGTTGCGCGCGCCTTTGAGCGCCAGCTCGACCGGCTCTACCACGATGAGGCGCTCGATATCACGACCGACATACAGGTGCTCGAGAGCATGATGGCGAGCGAGGGCCTGCTGGACCAAAACGAATTTAAAAACAACAAGGGAAAGGATGAATGA
- a CDS encoding TPM domain-containing protein: MTNTRHTARELAALVLAALLLCTAALGASAVSNLPEPSESFYVADYADVLESDTITHIVEENDKLFAANGAQIVVVTMDFIGDNSIEDYAYALFNEWGVGSEEKQNGLLLLLDIGGDNYWITPGRGMEKELSSATLGDILYDYLEEDFAAKDYDAGVRKVFDELVDRVYDHYGEGTIGGTVTPPSGGTYEPDYYEPEPRRSPLATIMTVGFILLVVLVIASLISASRHRRYSRPYQGGYGAPPPRRTTVFVPLFGRRPRYPPPPPRGPGGGPPPGGSSRPPRGGFWGGFSSGGSSRGGGAGRSSFGRSGGSSFGGRSGGGRSSFGGGSRSGGGGSSRGGGAGRR; the protein is encoded by the coding sequence GTGACGAATACCAGACACACAGCAAGGGAGCTCGCGGCGCTCGTTCTGGCGGCGCTGCTGCTCTGCACAGCCGCACTGGGTGCATCGGCCGTATCCAATCTGCCCGAGCCGAGCGAGAGCTTCTATGTGGCCGACTACGCCGACGTGCTCGAGAGCGACACCATCACCCACATCGTCGAGGAGAACGACAAACTCTTCGCGGCAAACGGCGCGCAGATCGTCGTTGTGACGATGGATTTTATCGGCGACAACAGCATTGAGGACTATGCCTACGCCCTGTTCAACGAGTGGGGCGTCGGCTCCGAGGAGAAACAAAACGGTCTGCTTCTCCTGCTCGACATCGGCGGGGACAACTACTGGATCACGCCGGGCCGGGGCATGGAGAAGGAGCTCTCGAGCGCCACGCTCGGCGATATTCTCTACGATTACCTCGAGGAGGACTTCGCCGCAAAGGACTACGACGCCGGCGTGAGAAAGGTCTTCGACGAGCTCGTCGACCGGGTGTATGACCACTACGGCGAGGGGACGATCGGCGGGACTGTCACGCCGCCCTCCGGCGGCACGTATGAGCCGGACTACTATGAGCCCGAGCCCCGGCGCTCGCCGCTTGCAACCATCATGACGGTGGGCTTCATTTTGCTTGTGGTGCTTGTCATCGCCTCGCTGATCTCCGCAAGCCGCCACCGGCGCTACTCGCGCCCCTATCAGGGCGGCTACGGGGCGCCCCCGCCGCGGCGCACAACGGTCTTTGTGCCCCTGTTTGGGCGCAGACCGCGCTATCCGCCGCCCCCGCCGAGAGGCCCCGGGGGCGGTCCTCCTCCGGGAGGGTCCTCCAGACCGCCGCGCGGCGGTTTCTGGGGCGGCTTTTCGAGCGGCGGCTCGTCACGCGGTGGCGGCGCGGGCCGGTCGAGCTTCGGCCGCTCCGGAGGCAGCAGTTTCGGCGGCCGCTCCGGAGGCGGACGCTCCAGTTTTGGCGGCGGCAGCCGCTCGGGTGGAGGCGGTTCCTCCCGCGGGGGCGGAGCCGGCCGGCGCTGA
- a CDS encoding ABC transporter ATP-binding protein has protein sequence MDGNILTVSNLSKTYPQFSLENVSFTLPSGSIMGFIGENGAGKTTTLKLILNLIRKESGDVTLFGLDHVRDERAVKEQIGVVLDDGFFYELLRPGQLPAVLKRVYRSFDPALYDSWLKRFDLPAGKPIKELSKGMKMKLSFAAALSHRPRLLILDEATSGLDPVMRSEILDLFLEFIEDESHAVLLSSHITSDLEKVADYITFIHEGHIVFSESKDEILERLGVLHCPSGDFRLLDREDVIGRRENQFGCDVLVHDRRLARRKYPEYPIDGCSLDDIMLYYVKGDAAC, from the coding sequence ATGGATGGCAACATCCTGACCGTATCAAATCTGTCGAAAACCTACCCGCAGTTCTCTCTTGAGAATGTGAGCTTCACCCTGCCCTCGGGCTCGATCATGGGCTTCATCGGGGAGAACGGCGCCGGCAAGACCACAACGCTCAAGCTGATTTTGAATCTCATTCGCAAGGAGTCGGGCGACGTCACGCTCTTCGGGCTCGACCATGTGCGCGACGAGCGCGCCGTCAAGGAGCAGATCGGCGTGGTGCTCGACGACGGCTTCTTCTACGAGCTGCTGCGCCCGGGGCAGCTGCCCGCCGTCTTAAAGCGCGTCTACCGCAGCTTTGACCCCGCGCTCTATGACAGCTGGCTCAAGCGCTTCGATCTGCCCGCCGGCAAGCCCATCAAAGAGCTGTCAAAGGGCATGAAGATGAAGCTCTCGTTTGCCGCGGCCCTCTCCCACCGGCCGAGACTTCTGATTCTCGACGAGGCGACAAGCGGCCTCGATCCGGTGATGAGAAGCGAGATTCTCGATCTGTTTTTGGAGTTCATCGAGGACGAGAGCCATGCGGTTCTGCTCTCGTCGCACATCACAAGCGACCTTGAAAAAGTGGCGGACTACATCACCTTTATTCACGAGGGACATATCGTATTCTCCGAGTCCAAGGACGAGATTCTCGAGCGTCTCGGCGTGCTCCACTGCCCGAGCGGCGACTTTCGTCTGCTCGACCGGGAGGATGTCATCGGCCGCCGGGAGAACCAGTTCGGCTGCGACGTGCTCGTGCACGACCGCCGCCTCGCCCGCAGAAAGTACCCCGAATACCCCATCGACGGCTGTTCGCTCGATGACATCATGCTCTACTACGTAAAGGGGGATGCCGCATGTTAG
- a CDS encoding aspartate ammonia-lyase, giving the protein MTMRIERDSIGEMRVDQNAYYGIQTLRAAENFPITGRALHPEFIRSLAAIKRAAAITNYSAGLLTTRQCTAICAACDEILAGELREWFITDPIQGGAGTSANMNANEVICNRAIELLGGARGDYAVLHPNDHINMGQSTNDVIPTAGRVTAIVLLGRLIGSLASLCRALADKELEFDDIVKVGRTQLQDAVPIRLGQEFGAWRCAIERDMARLRAVSDELAVVNMGGTAIGTSLNASSFYVSHIVGSLAELTGLPLRQASNLIDATQNLDAFVAASAAVKNCAVNLSKMCNDLRLLSSGPRTGIGEITLPARQNGSSIMPGKVNPVIPEVVSQIAFGVIGNDCAITLAAEAGQLELNAFEPILFYKLFESIETLANGVASLDHNCLRGVTANRERCGALLEGSVSVVTVLCPRLGYQKSAAIAKEALRTGRPVRALLLEQTPLTAEEIDRLLDPRGMTMGHAG; this is encoded by the coding sequence ATGACAATGCGAATCGAGCGCGACTCCATCGGGGAGATGCGGGTTGACCAGAACGCCTACTACGGCATTCAGACGCTGCGCGCAGCGGAGAATTTCCCCATCACGGGCAGAGCACTCCACCCGGAGTTCATCCGCAGCCTTGCCGCGATCAAGCGTGCGGCGGCCATCACCAACTACTCCGCGGGGCTGCTCACCACCCGTCAGTGCACCGCCATCTGCGCCGCCTGCGACGAAATTCTCGCGGGCGAGCTGCGCGAGTGGTTCATCACCGACCCCATCCAGGGCGGGGCCGGCACTTCGGCCAACATGAACGCAAACGAGGTCATCTGCAACCGCGCCATCGAACTGCTCGGCGGCGCCAGAGGCGACTACGCCGTTTTGCACCCGAACGACCACATCAACATGGGCCAGTCGACCAACGACGTCATCCCCACGGCAGGCCGCGTGACGGCGATTGTTCTGCTCGGGCGGCTGATCGGGTCGCTCGCCTCTCTCTGCCGGGCCCTTGCAGACAAGGAGCTCGAGTTCGATGACATCGTCAAGGTCGGCCGCACTCAGCTGCAGGATGCCGTACCCATCCGCCTCGGGCAGGAGTTCGGTGCCTGGCGCTGCGCGATAGAGCGCGACATGGCCCGGCTGCGCGCCGTGAGCGACGAGCTCGCCGTTGTCAACATGGGCGGCACCGCCATTGGCACAAGTCTCAATGCGAGCTCTTTCTATGTCAGCCACATCGTCGGGTCGCTTGCGGAACTGACCGGGCTGCCGCTTCGCCAGGCGTCCAACCTCATTGACGCCACTCAGAATCTCGACGCCTTTGTCGCCGCCTCGGCGGCGGTGAAAAACTGCGCGGTCAACCTCTCGAAGATGTGCAACGATCTGCGTCTTCTCTCCTCCGGCCCGCGCACGGGCATCGGCGAGATCACCTTGCCCGCGCGCCAGAACGGCTCGTCCATCATGCCGGGCAAGGTCAACCCCGTCATTCCCGAAGTGGTCAGTCAGATCGCGTTTGGCGTCATCGGCAACGACTGCGCCATCACCCTTGCGGCCGAGGCCGGTCAGCTTGAGCTCAACGCCTTTGAGCCCATTCTCTTTTACAAGCTCTTTGAATCCATCGAGACGCTGGCAAACGGCGTCGCCAGTCTCGATCACAACTGTCTGCGCGGCGTCACCGCCAACCGCGAGCGGTGCGGCGCGCTGCTTGAGGGCAGTGTCAGTGTCGTCACCGTGCTCTGCCCCAGGCTCGGCTATCAGAAGTCGGCCGCCATCGCCAAAGAGGCCCTGCGCACCGGGCGGCCGGTGCGCGCGCTGCTGCTCGAGCAGACGCCTCTCACCGCCGAGGAGATCGACCGGCTTCTCGACCCGCGCGGCATGACCATGGGTCACGCGGGTTGA
- a CDS encoding LemA family protein encodes MKLWENRKLAWAVLALAVVLTILFSCAAGLRRERSRALDVFYEGTQGDGLSAYNDLQKRAECAYNLLTLATKYDKNDTEGARALTAARRALLDAQEIGEMAEANAALTEALALVRSESGSYGMNEQDSRLFERQVTEMVSRGETISHNDYDPQAARFNERLSGFPRGVVSALMGIEPLERIK; translated from the coding sequence TTGAAGCTCTGGGAAAACCGCAAACTCGCCTGGGCCGTTCTGGCGCTCGCCGTGGTGCTGACCATTCTCTTCTCGTGCGCCGCGGGGCTGCGCCGTGAGCGAAGTCGCGCTCTCGATGTATTCTACGAGGGCACGCAGGGCGACGGCCTTTCGGCCTACAACGATCTGCAAAAGCGCGCCGAGTGCGCCTACAATCTGCTCACTCTCGCGACGAAGTACGACAAAAATGACACCGAGGGCGCAAGGGCGCTGACCGCAGCGCGGCGCGCGCTGCTCGACGCGCAGGAGATCGGCGAAATGGCCGAGGCGAACGCCGCGCTCACCGAGGCGCTCGCTCTCGTTCGCAGCGAGAGCGGCAGCTATGGCATGAATGAGCAGGACAGCAGGCTCTTCGAGCGCCAGGTCACCGAGATGGTCTCGCGCGGCGAGACCATCTCCCACAACGACTACGACCCGCAGGCGGCGCGCTTCAACGAGCGCCTGTCGGGTTTCCCGCGGGGCGTTGTCAGCGCTCTGATGGGCATCGAACCGCTTGAGCGAATCAAGTAG
- a CDS encoding ABC-2 transporter permease has translation MLGLVCKDFYNLAKYLRTMLIAIVLFGVYAVMLGDVSIFSVMALIYPMMSVLSTFSYDNYSKFDTYGLCMPLKRSQFVGARYLLTLILLGLSTLLNCAAAVLAAERGANLGEVLLPCYVYFALGMLLCCVMIPVVYRFGVERSRLIVMALFLIPSIGFLVLFKSGGGFTPSEQAIRTLLYASPLLLLAALGLSFLISRHIFAKKEF, from the coding sequence ATGTTAGGCCTTGTCTGCAAGGACTTTTACAATCTCGCAAAGTATCTGCGCACCATGCTCATCGCCATTGTGCTCTTCGGCGTCTACGCCGTCATGCTCGGCGACGTCAGCATCTTCAGCGTCATGGCCCTGATCTACCCGATGATGAGCGTGCTGTCCACGTTCAGCTATGACAACTACTCCAAATTCGACACCTACGGCCTGTGCATGCCCCTCAAGCGCTCGCAGTTCGTCGGGGCGCGGTATCTGCTCACGCTCATTCTGCTCGGCCTCTCGACGCTTCTCAACTGCGCCGCGGCGGTCCTCGCCGCCGAGCGGGGCGCGAATCTCGGCGAAGTGCTTCTGCCCTGCTACGTCTACTTCGCCCTGGGGATGCTGCTGTGCTGTGTGATGATTCCGGTTGTATACCGCTTCGGCGTGGAGCGAAGCCGCCTGATCGTCATGGCGCTCTTCCTCATCCCCTCCATCGGCTTTCTGGTGCTGTTCAAATCGGGGGGCGGCTTCACCCCGTCCGAGCAGGCTATCCGAACTCTGCTCTACGCCTCGCCGCTGCTGCTGCTCGCGGCGCTCGGCCTCTCGTTTCTGATCTCGCGGCACATTTTCGCCAAAAAGGAATTTTGA